The Streptomyces laurentii genome contains a region encoding:
- a CDS encoding carboxylesterase (Carboxylesterase family; pfam00135;~Esterases and lipases (includes fungal lipases, cholinesterases, etc.) These enzymes act on carboxylic esters (EC: 3.1.1.-). The catalytic apparatus involves three residues (catalytic triad): a serine, a glutamate or aspartate and a histidine.These...; cd00312;~carboxylesterase [Streptomyces venezuelae ATCC10712];~catalytic triad [active];~identified by MetaGeneAnnotator; putative;~substrate binding pocket [chemical binding]), producing the protein MVMDRARDLFRRAIAHSPASPCYTLDIAAATTREIAAAAGCPATPGGLTAVGPEALVRAGDAVVEAYRRDPASGSRHYDPSLYAPVLDGDTLPVDPPTGMAQGLSREVDLLVCHTTEEYWLLDAVGSSTKVTSEEQLTLFAQDFGLPDGLIDGYRAHAPEAPVLDIYLAVFSDLLFCEYGNRLAEHHARAGGRTYLSRFDRRRTDPGGSVRAWHCADVPFAFGNHLDSDLAFLIGGLPTPADHDLSARMVRAWADFARTGDPGWPAVDHPDAPLMTWTSADCDSPGEPAGTRALWAKAAFPLLRP; encoded by the coding sequence ATGGTGATGGACAGAGCCCGCGATCTGTTCCGCCGCGCCATCGCCCACAGCCCCGCCAGCCCCTGCTACACCCTCGACATCGCCGCCGCGACCACGCGCGAGATCGCCGCCGCGGCGGGCTGCCCCGCCACCCCCGGGGGCCTTACGGCCGTCGGCCCGGAGGCCCTGGTCCGCGCCGGCGACGCTGTCGTCGAGGCATACCGGCGCGATCCCGCCTCCGGCTCCCGCCACTACGATCCTTCGCTCTACGCCCCGGTCCTCGACGGGGACACCCTCCCCGTCGATCCGCCCACCGGAATGGCCCAGGGCTTGAGCCGGGAAGTCGACCTGCTGGTCTGCCACACCACCGAGGAGTACTGGCTCCTCGACGCGGTCGGCAGTAGCACCAAGGTCACCAGTGAAGAGCAACTCACCCTCTTCGCGCAGGACTTCGGTCTCCCCGACGGCCTGATCGACGGGTACCGAGCCCACGCGCCCGAGGCCCCGGTCCTCGACATCTACCTCGCCGTCTTCAGCGACCTGCTCTTCTGCGAGTACGGCAACAGGCTCGCCGAACACCACGCCCGAGCCGGCGGCCGGACCTACCTCTCGCGCTTCGACCGGCGCCGCACCGACCCAGGCGGAAGCGTTCGGGCGTGGCACTGCGCCGACGTCCCCTTCGCCTTCGGCAACCACCTCGACAGCGACCTGGCCTTCCTCATCGGCGGCCTGCCCACTCCCGCCGACCACGACCTCTCCGCCCGCATGGTGCGCGCCTGGGCCGACTTCGCCCGCACCGGAGACCCCGGCTGGCCGGCCGTCGACCACCCCGACGCCCCACTCATGACCTGGACCTCGGCCGACTGCGACAGCCCGGGCGAGCCCGCCGGCACGCGAGCGCTCTGGGCCAAGGCCGCCTTCCCGCTGCTTCGGCCGTAA
- a CDS encoding polyamine ABC transporter, ATP-binding protein (ABC transporter signature motif;~ABC-type spermidine/putrescine transport systems, ATPase components [Aminoacid transportand metabolism]; COG3842;~ATP binding site [chemical binding];~D-loop;~H-loop/switch region;~P-loop containing Nucleoside Triphosphate Hydrolases; cl09099;~Q-loop/lid;~TOBE domain; cl01440;~Walker A/P-loop;~Walker B;~identified by MetaGeneAnnotator; putative;~polyamine ABC transporter, ATP-binding protein [Streptomyces himastatinicus ATCC53653]), with the protein MIEIKGVSHRFGGIKALDDVSLDIGEGEFCALLGPSGCGKTTLLRILAGFETPDAGTVTLDGEDLLRVPPHRRPVNLMFQSFAIFPHMSVERNVAYGLERERLPRREIRERVDAALATVGLPTYARRRPHQLSGGQRQRVALARAIVKRPRLLLLDEPLSALDKQVRVKMQLELKRLQNEVGITFLVVTHDQEEAMSLADRIAVMNAGRIEQTDAPVELYERPRTAFVAGFVGANNLFPGPDGITAVRPERIRIGDGGGDGDGGGEGVRLTGTVVDVSFHGGTSHLAVRVPALDRPVLVAVQGPSRVVSGERVSLAWPPEAAVRIPAGIPVGPIEGEEP; encoded by the coding sequence CACCGTTTCGGAGGGATCAAGGCGTTGGACGACGTCTCGCTGGACATCGGCGAGGGCGAGTTCTGCGCGTTGCTCGGGCCGAGCGGCTGCGGCAAGACGACCCTGCTGCGTATCCTCGCCGGGTTCGAGACGCCGGACGCGGGCACGGTCACACTCGACGGAGAGGACCTGCTGAGGGTGCCGCCGCACCGGCGCCCGGTCAATCTGATGTTCCAGTCGTTCGCGATCTTCCCGCACATGTCGGTCGAGCGGAACGTGGCGTACGGGCTGGAGCGGGAACGGCTCCCGCGCCGAGAGATACGGGAACGGGTCGACGCGGCACTCGCCACGGTCGGCCTGCCCACGTACGCCCGCCGCAGACCGCACCAGCTCTCCGGCGGACAGCGTCAGCGTGTCGCGCTCGCCCGGGCGATCGTGAAGCGGCCCCGTCTGCTGTTGCTCGACGAGCCGCTGTCCGCGCTCGACAAGCAGGTGCGGGTGAAGATGCAGCTGGAGTTGAAGCGGCTTCAGAACGAGGTCGGCATCACGTTCCTCGTGGTCACGCACGACCAGGAGGAGGCCATGTCGCTCGCCGACCGGATCGCCGTGATGAACGCGGGCCGTATCGAGCAGACCGACGCACCGGTGGAGCTGTACGAACGGCCGCGTACCGCCTTCGTCGCGGGCTTCGTCGGCGCGAACAACCTCTTTCCGGGGCCGGACGGCATCACGGCTGTACGTCCGGAGCGCATCCGCATCGGCGACGGAGGTGGCGACGGGGACGGGGGCGGCGAGGGCGTGCGGCTCACGGGCACGGTCGTCGACGTCAGCTTCCACGGCGGCACGTCACACCTCGCCGTGCGTGTCCCGGCCCTGGACCGGCCGGTACTCGTCGCCGTCCAGGGCCCCTCCCGTGTCGTGTCCGGCGAGCGGGTGTCCCTTGCCTGGCCTCCGGAGGCCGCCGTCCGTATTCCCGCCGGCATCCCTGTCGGCCCGATCGAGGGGGAAGAGCCATGA
- a CDS encoding carboxylesterase (Carboxylesterase family; pfam00135;~Esterases and lipases (includes fungal lipases, cholinesterases, etc.) These enzymes act on carboxylic esters (EC: 3.1.1.-). The catalytic apparatus involves three residues (catalytic triad): a serine, a glutamate or aspartate and a histidine.These...; cd00312;~carboxylesterase [Streptomyces scabiei 87.22];~identified by MetaGeneAnnotator; putative;~substrate binding pocket [chemical binding]) has product METFETNSGRVRGFRASEGVVAVLGVPYAEPPFGPRRFKEPQTAAAWAGVRGCTRFGAVSPQSARLPGAPAWSPGNEDILTVNIWTPAAKGDRLPVLVWIHGGAYTFGSSAQPDFDGTALARAGVVVVTLNYRVGFEGFGHIPAAAGSVTRTTAACSTRSRRCTGSATTSPGSVATRATSPSPASPPERRRWLV; this is encoded by the coding sequence GTGGAGACCTTCGAGACGAACAGCGGCCGGGTGCGGGGCTTTCGGGCTTCCGAAGGGGTCGTCGCGGTGCTCGGCGTTCCCTATGCCGAGCCGCCGTTCGGGCCCAGGCGGTTCAAGGAGCCCCAGACGGCCGCGGCGTGGGCCGGGGTGCGGGGCTGTACCCGCTTCGGGGCGGTGTCTCCGCAGTCGGCGCGGTTGCCGGGCGCGCCCGCCTGGTCCCCCGGCAACGAGGACATCCTCACCGTGAACATCTGGACCCCGGCCGCGAAAGGCGACCGCCTTCCCGTGCTCGTGTGGATACACGGCGGCGCGTACACCTTCGGGTCCTCGGCCCAGCCCGACTTCGACGGCACCGCGTTGGCACGCGCCGGCGTGGTCGTCGTCACTCTCAACTACCGCGTCGGATTCGAGGGCTTCGGCCACATACCCGCGGCCGCGGGGTCGGTTACCCGGACAACCGCGGCCTGCTCGACCAGATCGCGGCGCTGCACTGGGTCCGCGACAACATCGCCGGGTTCGGTGGCGACCCGGGCAACGTCACCGTCGCCGGCCAGTCCTCCGGAGCGGCGTCGGTGGCTTGTCTGA
- a CDS encoding hypothetical protein (Hypothetical protein XNR_5846 [Streptomyces albus J1074];~TPR repeat; pfam13414;~identified by MetaGeneAnnotator; putative), which yields MAGRMSEARRAKASAPEYQGALGTLSVNASLPEVLARGIEELQAAEQAGNLREMARCGLAVAEACRRLGRIGEADRAWKASYRAARSAGHEGAMAWALWSGGTLARQRGAFRLAYRLLRLAAEAGERGDDIVVRGYSLAGLAETGRIQGDYEAVGRLHEQLLAEARRRGEARHTVWALEGIAQMHRNTGSYDKALALFEEAAETASRAEDRRGWAWALRGIADVVSVRDGDVDRALSLLSQAEEACREIRLSSALAYNHKMRGNVLYRAGRYEQARELYAQALEEFREMEEPRGTALSRLGLVKAGARLGREAAHTAAELAELRTTLDRIGLRHARDMVDKAAAELGVGPLPDHAGQGTGAAEPVLPAVGAEALRAVDVEGLR from the coding sequence ATGGCCGGTCGGATGAGTGAGGCGAGGCGGGCGAAGGCGTCCGCGCCGGAGTATCAGGGAGCGCTCGGGACGCTGTCGGTGAACGCCTCGCTGCCCGAGGTGCTCGCCCGGGGCATCGAGGAACTCCAGGCGGCGGAACAGGCAGGAAACCTGCGGGAGATGGCGCGGTGCGGGCTGGCCGTGGCGGAGGCCTGCCGCAGGCTCGGGCGGATCGGGGAAGCCGACCGGGCGTGGAAGGCGAGCTATCGGGCGGCGCGTTCGGCCGGTCACGAGGGGGCGATGGCGTGGGCGCTGTGGAGCGGCGGCACGCTGGCCCGGCAGCGCGGTGCGTTCCGGCTGGCGTACCGGCTCCTGCGGCTCGCGGCCGAGGCGGGCGAGCGGGGGGACGACATCGTCGTGCGGGGCTACTCGCTGGCGGGGCTCGCCGAGACCGGGCGCATACAGGGCGATTACGAGGCCGTGGGCCGGCTGCACGAACAGCTGCTCGCCGAGGCCCGCCGCCGCGGCGAGGCCCGGCACACGGTGTGGGCACTGGAGGGCATCGCGCAGATGCACCGCAACACGGGCTCCTACGACAAGGCCCTGGCCCTGTTCGAGGAGGCGGCCGAGACGGCGTCGCGTGCCGAGGACCGGCGCGGCTGGGCATGGGCCCTGCGGGGCATCGCCGACGTGGTGTCCGTACGCGACGGGGACGTGGACCGCGCACTGTCCCTGCTGTCGCAGGCGGAGGAGGCATGCCGGGAGATACGGCTGTCCAGCGCGCTCGCCTACAACCACAAGATGCGGGGCAACGTCCTGTACCGGGCAGGCCGGTACGAGCAGGCCCGCGAGCTGTACGCGCAGGCGCTGGAGGAGTTCCGCGAGATGGAGGAGCCACGCGGGACGGCACTGTCGAGGCTGGGCCTGGTCAAGGCCGGTGCCCGCCTGGGCCGCGAGGCCGCGCACACCGCCGCGGAACTTGCCGAACTGCGCACGACCTTGGACCGCATCGGACTGCGACACGCCCGGGACATGGTGGACAAGGCCGCGGCCGAGCTCGGGGTCGGCCCGCTACCGGACCATGCCGGTCAGGGAACCGGGGCAGCGGAGCCGGTGCTGCCGGCGGTCGGGGCGGAGGCCCTGCGGGCCGTGGACGTGGAGGGGCTGCGATGA
- a CDS encoding MGT family glycosyltransferase (Glycosyl transferases, related to UDP-glucuronosyltransferase [Carbohydrate transport and metabolism /Signal transduction mechanisms];~KEGG: sro:Sros_1806 macrolide glycosyltransferase; TIGRFAM: UDP-glycosyltransferase, MGT; PFAM: UDP-glucuronosyl/UDP-glucosyltransferase;~MGT family glycosyltransferase [Streptomyces violaceusniger Tu4113];~TDP-binding site;~This family includes the Gtfs, a group of homologous glycosyltransferases involved in the final stages of the biosynthesis of antibiotics vancomycin and related chloroeremomycin. Gtfs transfer sugar moieties from an activated NDP-sugar donor to the...; cd03784;~acceptor substrate-binding pocket;~homodimer interface [polypeptide binding];~identified by MetaGeneAnnotator; putative) produces the protein MTERRLTVLFVPESAYGPTNNCVGIGDVLRRRGHRVVFAAEASWKGKLTALGFEEDLVALAPPPEGEQEAGQFWKDFIRDTAPEFRKPTIEQLETWVKPVWEELVAGVRYCEPHLRRIIERVRPDVIVEDNVVCFPALLTAGTPFVRIMSCNPLELRTDDVPPVFSGHPSADRTGWAEFREAYDRSHRALWEEFNAWVVEQGAPALPELDFIHHGATNLYVYPEAADYARTLGPAWHRLDSSVRETDGTFELPAELRNGDGALIYFSLGSLGSADLGLMRRVIGVLAGTPHRYLVSKGPLHEEIELPPNMWGAEFLPQTSILPLVDLVITHGGNNTTTEALHFGKPMVLLPLFWDQYDNAQRMDELGFGVRLDTYRFTDGELKGTLERLLADDALRERLAGVGEEIRRRDGLRKAADLIEGAATPATGR, from the coding sequence ATGACGGAACGCCGGCTCACCGTGCTGTTCGTACCGGAGAGCGCCTACGGGCCCACCAACAACTGCGTCGGCATCGGCGATGTCCTGCGCCGCCGCGGCCATCGCGTCGTCTTCGCCGCCGAGGCCTCCTGGAAGGGGAAGCTCACGGCGCTCGGCTTCGAGGAGGACCTGGTCGCCCTCGCGCCCCCGCCGGAAGGAGAGCAGGAGGCGGGCCAGTTCTGGAAGGACTTCATCCGGGACACCGCACCGGAGTTCCGCAAGCCGACCATCGAGCAGCTGGAGACCTGGGTCAAGCCCGTCTGGGAGGAGCTCGTCGCGGGCGTCCGGTACTGCGAGCCGCACCTGCGGCGGATCATCGAGCGGGTCCGGCCCGATGTGATCGTCGAGGACAACGTCGTGTGCTTCCCCGCCCTGCTGACCGCGGGTACACCGTTCGTCCGCATCATGTCCTGCAACCCCCTCGAACTGAGGACGGACGACGTGCCCCCGGTCTTCTCCGGCCATCCGTCGGCGGACCGCACCGGCTGGGCGGAATTCCGGGAGGCATACGACCGCTCGCACCGCGCGCTCTGGGAGGAGTTCAACGCGTGGGTGGTGGAGCAGGGAGCTCCGGCCCTGCCGGAGCTGGACTTCATCCATCACGGCGCAACGAATCTCTACGTGTACCCGGAAGCCGCGGACTACGCGCGCACGCTCGGCCCGGCCTGGCACCGGCTGGACTCCTCGGTCCGGGAGACGGACGGGACGTTCGAACTGCCCGCGGAGCTGCGGAACGGCGACGGCGCGTTGATCTACTTCTCGCTGGGCTCACTCGGCTCGGCGGACCTGGGGCTGATGCGGCGCGTCATCGGCGTGCTGGCCGGGACCCCGCACCGCTACCTCGTGTCCAAGGGGCCGCTGCACGAGGAGATCGAGCTCCCGCCGAACATGTGGGGCGCGGAGTTCCTGCCGCAGACGTCGATCCTGCCGCTCGTCGATCTCGTCATCACGCACGGCGGCAACAACACGACGACCGAGGCCCTGCACTTCGGCAAGCCGATGGTGCTGCTGCCCCTGTTCTGGGACCAGTACGACAACGCCCAGCGGATGGACGAGCTGGGGTTCGGCGTCCGCCTGGACACGTACCGCTTCACGGACGGGGAACTGAAGGGGACGCTGGAGCGGTTGCTCGCGGACGACGCGCTGCGGGAGCGGCTGGCCGGCGTGGGGGAGGAGATCCGCCGCCGAGACGGCCTGCGCAAAGCGGCGGACCTCATCGAAGGAGCTGCCACGCCGGCGACAGGGCGATGA
- a CDS encoding polyprenyl synthetase (Geranylgeranyl pyrophosphate synthase [Coenzyme metabolism]; COG0142;~Isoprenoid Biosynthesis enzymes, Class 1; cl00210;~PFAM: Polyprenyl synthetase; KEGG: sgr:SGR_516 putative polyprenyl diphosphate synthase;~Trans-Isoprenyl Diphosphate Synthases, head-to-tail; cd00685;~active site lid residues [active];~aspartate-rich region 1;~aspartate-rich region 2;~catalytic residues [active];~chain length determination region;~identified by MetaGeneAnnotator; putative;~polyprenyl synthetase [Streptomyces sp. SirexAA-E];~substrate binding pocket [chemical binding];~substrate-Mg2+ binding site) — protein MNALPKPSSPACSPVDTPAGSSAAGPAGVALMSPPRPHHPLPSTVLDRCRALVRPALVEAVGRLHPWTGEMAAYALGWADPSGTPNPGGSEGKGVRQALTLLGAEAVGADGADAVPGAVAVELVHTFSLLHDDIMDADALRRQRPAVWKTYGTGPAVLAGDALLAQAVATLAEVGSRHTGAAVRCLCTTLNTLVTGQAQDLRFEDRPWHGPGAVGPDEYRSMADQKTGALLGCALALGAILGGAPDRTVTALERAGRHLGLAFQAVDDILGIWGDPAVTGKPVHADLRRGKKTYPILTALAGGDEAAHELAALLTTTERMDDDEAAHVAALVEKAGGRSATRDEALRHLDTARRTLRDTPLRSPAVQQLDTLFTHMLARTW, from the coding sequence ATGAACGCCCTGCCGAAGCCGTCGTCGCCGGCCTGTTCACCCGTGGACACACCAGCCGGCTCATCCGCCGCCGGCCCCGCGGGCGTGGCGCTGATGAGCCCGCCCCGCCCGCACCACCCCTTGCCCTCCACCGTCCTGGACCGCTGCCGCGCACTGGTCCGGCCGGCGCTGGTGGAGGCGGTGGGAAGACTGCATCCCTGGACCGGTGAGATGGCGGCGTACGCACTGGGCTGGGCCGACCCGTCAGGGACGCCGAACCCGGGCGGATCGGAGGGCAAGGGAGTGCGTCAGGCCCTGACCCTGCTCGGAGCGGAGGCCGTCGGAGCCGACGGCGCCGACGCCGTCCCGGGAGCCGTGGCCGTCGAACTCGTCCACACCTTCTCGCTGCTCCACGACGACATCATGGACGCCGACGCACTGCGCCGGCAGCGCCCCGCGGTGTGGAAGACGTACGGGACGGGCCCGGCCGTTCTCGCGGGCGACGCGCTCCTCGCCCAGGCCGTGGCGACCCTGGCCGAGGTCGGGAGCCGGCACACGGGTGCCGCGGTCCGGTGCCTGTGCACGACCCTGAACACACTGGTGACCGGCCAGGCGCAGGACCTGCGCTTCGAGGACCGTCCGTGGCACGGACCCGGTGCGGTGGGACCGGACGAGTACCGTTCGATGGCCGACCAGAAGACGGGCGCCCTGCTGGGCTGCGCGCTCGCGCTCGGCGCGATCCTGGGCGGCGCCCCCGACCGCACCGTGACCGCACTCGAACGAGCCGGGCGCCATCTCGGCCTCGCCTTCCAGGCGGTGGACGACATCCTCGGCATCTGGGGCGACCCGGCCGTGACCGGCAAGCCCGTCCACGCGGACCTCCGACGGGGCAAGAAGACCTACCCGATCCTCACGGCACTGGCCGGAGGAGACGAGGCCGCACACGAACTCGCCGCGCTCCTCACGACCACCGAGCGGATGGACGACGACGAGGCCGCCCACGTCGCGGCGCTGGTCGAGAAGGCCGGCGGTCGGTCGGCAACCCGCGACGAGGCACTCCGCCACCTGGACACCGCCCGCCGCACCCTGCGCGACACGCCGCTGAGGTCTCCGGCCGTACAGCAACTGGACACGCTGTTCACGCACATGCTCGCCAGAACATGGTGA